In a genomic window of Rhododendron vialii isolate Sample 1 chromosome 12a, ASM3025357v1:
- the LOC131310255 gene encoding mannose/glucose-specific lectin-like — protein sequence MAMISGAQGWVSLGPWGGKGGEYSAYKAEGPIMQITIRHGDVIDSILFESQSWNGNVIGSSVKIGGTGGSLSSKFHIDSSVERLTSISLTYKDYHGQPIITSLCFGTNIGNKYGPFGPGSGASVSIPIEDGFIAGFHGRGGSFLDAIGIFVAPKGNVGNEGGCISLGLEGGKEGAYWAYKADEPIMVISIRYGEAIDSILFQSRTGNKLGRSMKIGDNGGGTTKTFSIDSSVEQISSISLTYEKFYGSGEVTIISLSFETNIGNKYGPFGSRTGTSSVSIPIEGGDFAGFHGRVGVYLTAIGVLVAPKHVPK from the exons ATG GCCATGATTAGCGGTGCACAAGGATGGGTATCTTTAGGGCCATGGGGAGGGAAAGGTGGTGAATATTCGGCTTACAAGGCCGAGGGGCCTATAATGCAGATAACAATTCGTCACGGAGATGTTATCGACTCAATTTTATTCGAAAGCCAAAGCTGGAATGGCAATGTTATTGGAAGCTCCGTGAAAATTGGCGGTACCGGCGGCAGTTTGTCTTCAAAG TTCCACATCGACAGTTCAGTAGAGCGACTCACATCCATAAGCCTGACGTACAAAGACTACCATGGACAACCCATAATCACATCTCTCTGTTTTGGAACAAATATTGGGAACAAATATGGGCCTTTTGGTCCGGGATCAGGTGCTTCTGTGTCCATTCCAATAGAAGATGGATTCATCGCTGGATTCCATGGACGTGGTGGAAGCTTCCTTGATGCTATTGGTATATTTGTGGCACCCAAG GGAAATGTTGGCAATGAAGGAGGATGCATATCTTTAGGGTTAGAGGGAGGAAAAGAAGGTGCATATTGGGCTTACAAGGCCGACGAGCCTATAATGGTGATAAGTATTCGTTATGGAGAAGCTATCgattcaattttatttcaaagtaGAACCGGCAATAAACTTGGACGCTCTATGAAAATTGGCGATAACGGTGGCGGAACGACTAAAACG TTCTCCATTGACAGTTCAGTAGAGCAAATCTCGTCCATAAGCCTAACATACGAAAAGTTCTATGGATCCGGAGAAGTGACAATCATATCCCTCAGTTTTGAGACAAATATTGGGAACAAATATGGGCCTTTTGGTTCGAGAACGGGTACTTCTTCTGTGTCCATTCCGATAGAAGGTGGGGACTTCGCTGGATTCCATGGACGTGTTGGAGTCTACCTTACTGCAATTGGTGTGCTTGTAGCACCCAAGCATGTACCAAAGTGA